From Herbiconiux flava, one genomic window encodes:
- a CDS encoding ABC transporter ATP-binding protein encodes MTIAPPEVAPATTTGQLLHFEDVAMTFPNGTTALSGVDLTVNRGEFVTVVGPSGCGKSTLLRIASGLTPATEGVTQVDTSRIGYVFQDATLLPWRDVQSNVELLAELNGVPKAKRRATAKEAIELVGLSGFEKHLPRTLSGGMKMRTSLARSLTLDPELFLFDEPFGALDEITRERLNDELIKLFTEQQFAGLFITHSVSEAVYLSTKVVVMSGRPGKIVDTFPVEFPFPRDPEIRFTAEFAELCGKVSHALREGHH; translated from the coding sequence ATGACCATCGCACCCCCCGAGGTCGCCCCCGCGACCACGACCGGTCAGCTGCTGCACTTCGAGGACGTCGCCATGACGTTCCCGAACGGCACGACCGCCCTCTCAGGCGTCGACCTGACCGTCAACCGCGGCGAGTTCGTCACCGTCGTCGGTCCCTCCGGCTGCGGCAAGTCGACCCTGCTGCGCATCGCGTCCGGGCTGACCCCCGCCACCGAGGGCGTCACCCAGGTCGACACGAGCCGCATCGGCTACGTGTTCCAGGATGCGACCCTGCTGCCCTGGCGCGACGTGCAGTCGAACGTCGAACTGCTCGCCGAGCTCAACGGCGTGCCCAAGGCCAAGCGCCGGGCCACCGCGAAGGAGGCGATCGAGCTGGTCGGCCTCTCCGGATTCGAGAAGCACCTGCCGCGCACCCTCTCGGGCGGCATGAAGATGCGCACGAGCCTCGCCCGCAGTCTCACCCTCGACCCCGAGCTGTTCCTGTTCGACGAACCGTTCGGCGCTCTCGACGAGATCACCCGCGAGCGTCTCAACGACGAGCTGATCAAGCTCTTCACCGAGCAGCAGTTCGCCGGCCTGTTCATCACGCACTCGGTCTCCGAAGCCGTGTACCTCTCGACCAAGGTAGTCGTCATGTCGGGCCGCCCCGGCAAGATCGTCGACACCTTCCCCGTCGAGTTCCCCTTCCCCCGTGACCCCGAGATCCGGTTCACCGCCGAGTTCGCCGAACTCTGCGGCAAGGTCTCCCACGCCCTCCGAGAAGGCCACCACTGA
- a CDS encoding ABC transporter permease, which yields MTTTPPAPPKNRTLMRPATVKKSRSKAMTWVPPIVVFLALLGIWYAITFLVLDEKRRFLMPPPHEVVAAFFDPATFGEILVALGRTTAVALVGLAIAMVIGIVWAIAMSQAKWVERSLYPYAVVLQCIPILALVPLIGFWFGFEYPARIIVCVMIALFPMVSNTLFGLQSVDPGQRELFQLQRANRWTVLTKLEFPAALPAIFAGMRISAGLAVVGAIVGDFFFRRGEPGLGSLLSTYTARLRSAELFATIFVAALLGVAIFALFGWIGKRAVGRWYDFSA from the coding sequence ATGACCACGACGCCTCCCGCCCCGCCGAAGAACCGCACGCTGATGCGGCCCGCCACCGTGAAGAAGTCGCGGTCCAAGGCCATGACCTGGGTGCCGCCGATCGTGGTCTTCCTCGCCCTGCTCGGCATCTGGTACGCGATCACCTTCCTCGTGCTCGACGAGAAGCGCCGCTTCCTGATGCCCCCTCCGCACGAGGTCGTCGCCGCGTTCTTCGACCCGGCCACCTTCGGCGAGATCCTGGTCGCGCTCGGCCGCACCACGGCGGTCGCGCTGGTCGGCCTCGCGATCGCGATGGTCATCGGCATCGTCTGGGCGATCGCGATGAGCCAGGCGAAGTGGGTCGAGCGCTCGCTCTACCCCTACGCGGTGGTGCTGCAGTGCATCCCGATCCTCGCGCTCGTGCCGCTGATCGGCTTCTGGTTCGGCTTCGAGTACCCGGCCCGCATCATCGTCTGCGTGATGATCGCCCTGTTCCCGATGGTCTCGAACACCCTGTTCGGCCTGCAGTCGGTCGACCCGGGCCAGCGCGAGCTGTTCCAGCTGCAGCGCGCCAACCGCTGGACCGTGCTGACCAAGCTCGAGTTCCCCGCCGCCCTGCCCGCGATCTTCGCCGGCATGCGCATCTCGGCCGGTCTCGCCGTGGTCGGCGCGATCGTCGGCGACTTCTTCTTCCGCCGCGGCGAGCCGGGTCTCGGTTCGCTGCTCAGCACCTACACCGCCCGGCTGCGCTCGGCCGAGCTGTTCGCGACGATCTTCGTCGCGGCCCTGCTGGGAGTGGCGATCTTCGCCCTCTTCGGCTGGATCGGCAAGCGCGCGGTCGGCCGCTGGTACGACTTCTCGGCCTAG
- a CDS encoding ABC transporter substrate-binding protein: protein MRRTRSRLVLTAGLVAATAVALTACSSGASSSESTPASDAEIGSVDLAAAGCPANVVLQTDWNPEAEHGHLYQLLGPDPEIDASNKSVSGPLYSAGEYTGVNVEIRSGGPAIGFQSVTSIMYQDPDIMLGYVSTDEQIQNSADFPTTGVFAPLEKSPLMIMWDPATYPDAKSIKDVTSKGAVVRYFADSTYMEYLKESGQVPEAQADGSYDGTPANFVADQGKAAQQGFASAEPYIYENEVTDWMKPVDFQLINDTGWDYYQSVMATRTGDLEANSECLKALVPVLQQAEVDYFADPAPVNSMILDLVDQFDTGWVYSQGVADFSVKQMIDLGLVSNGSNDAIGDLDEARMASFFDKAVPILEKIGATPADGLTVEDIYTNEFIDTTIGLK, encoded by the coding sequence ATGCGCAGAACCCGATCCCGGCTCGTGCTCACGGCGGGCCTCGTGGCCGCCACGGCCGTCGCCCTCACCGCCTGTTCGAGCGGTGCCTCCAGCAGCGAGTCCACCCCCGCCTCCGACGCCGAGATCGGCTCGGTCGACCTGGCCGCCGCCGGCTGCCCCGCGAACGTCGTGCTGCAGACCGACTGGAACCCGGAGGCCGAGCACGGCCACCTGTACCAGCTGCTCGGCCCCGACCCCGAGATCGACGCCAGCAACAAGAGCGTCAGCGGCCCCCTCTACAGCGCGGGCGAGTACACCGGCGTCAACGTCGAGATCCGCTCCGGCGGCCCGGCGATCGGCTTCCAGAGCGTGACCTCGATCATGTACCAGGACCCGGACATCATGCTCGGCTACGTCTCGACCGACGAGCAGATCCAGAACTCGGCCGACTTCCCCACCACGGGCGTCTTCGCCCCGCTGGAGAAGAGCCCGCTGATGATCATGTGGGACCCGGCGACCTACCCCGATGCGAAGAGCATCAAGGACGTCACCAGCAAGGGCGCCGTCGTGCGCTACTTCGCCGACTCGACCTACATGGAGTACCTGAAGGAGTCGGGCCAGGTTCCCGAGGCCCAGGCCGACGGCAGCTACGACGGCACCCCGGCGAACTTCGTCGCCGACCAGGGCAAGGCGGCCCAGCAGGGCTTCGCCTCGGCCGAGCCGTACATCTACGAGAACGAGGTCACGGACTGGATGAAGCCGGTCGACTTCCAGCTCATCAACGACACCGGCTGGGACTACTACCAGTCGGTGATGGCCACCCGCACGGGTGACCTCGAGGCGAACTCCGAGTGCCTGAAGGCCCTGGTGCCCGTGCTGCAGCAGGCCGAGGTCGACTACTTCGCCGACCCCGCGCCGGTCAACTCGATGATCCTCGACCTGGTCGACCAGTTCGACACCGGCTGGGTCTACTCGCAGGGCGTGGCCGACTTCTCGGTCAAGCAGATGATCGACCTCGGGCTCGTCTCGAACGGCTCGAACGACGCCATCGGCGACCTGGACGAGGCCCGGATGGCCTCGTTCTTCGACAAGGCCGTGCCGATCCTCGAGAAGATCGGCGCGACGCCTGCCGACGGCCTGACCGTCGAGGACATCTACACCAACGAGTTCATCGACACCACGATCGGCCTGAAGTAG
- a CDS encoding SDR family NAD(P)-dependent oxidoreductase has protein sequence MTTVQTTGTAIPNRLLGKRIVVTGGARGIGASIARRSAAEGAEVVILDRLVDEGAAFADETGCRFAPVDLTDHVGTAEAMGSAIAELGGVDVLVNNAGILRFSPLLDISVEEWETTFTINTTAMLVTTQIAARAMIAGPDPAGPRRGTIINLASMAGKTGGAGQGHYAASKAAVIALTRVTALELGPSGITANCLCPGYVLTEMGAATRTEEDVALWSTYSPLGRLADPADVAGVATFLASDDAAYMTGQALNVTGGMIMH, from the coding sequence GTGACCACGGTCCAGACCACCGGCACCGCCATCCCGAACCGGCTTCTCGGCAAGCGGATCGTGGTCACGGGAGGTGCGCGCGGCATCGGCGCCTCCATCGCCAGGCGCTCCGCCGCCGAAGGCGCCGAGGTCGTCATCCTCGACCGGCTCGTCGACGAGGGCGCCGCCTTCGCCGACGAGACCGGCTGCCGGTTCGCGCCGGTCGACCTCACCGACCACGTCGGCACCGCCGAGGCGATGGGCTCGGCCATCGCCGAGCTCGGCGGCGTGGACGTGCTGGTCAACAACGCCGGCATCCTCCGCTTCTCCCCCCTGCTCGACATCTCGGTCGAGGAGTGGGAGACCACGTTCACCATCAACACGACCGCCATGCTCGTCACGACGCAGATCGCGGCCAGGGCGATGATCGCCGGCCCCGACCCCGCCGGCCCCCGCCGCGGCACGATCATCAACCTCGCCAGCATGGCCGGCAAGACCGGCGGTGCGGGTCAGGGGCACTACGCGGCCTCGAAGGCCGCCGTGATCGCCCTCACCCGGGTGACCGCCCTCGAGCTCGGGCCATCCGGCATCACCGCCAACTGCCTCTGCCCGGGTTACGTGCTCACCGAGATGGGTGCGGCCACCCGCACCGAGGAGGACGTGGCCCTCTGGTCGACCTACTCGCCGCTCGGCCGGCTCGCCGACCCCGCCGACGTCGCGGGCGTCGCCACCTTCCTCGCCTCCGACGACGCCGCCTACATGACCGGCCAGGCGCTGAACGTCACCGGCGGCATGATCATGCACTGA
- a CDS encoding FAD-binding oxidoreductase: protein MTISPTTAPTAGDIAGLASELTALLGERGVTTELRGREKASVDGAKMSPILAAQLPLGLADLVAFPTNAEQIAEVVAAAVRHGVGVTPRGKGTGNYGQAIPLEGGLVLDVSKARAVVSVEEGRLTAEAGATMVAIEQAARETGQQILMYPSTAQSSIGGFLSGGSGGTGSIKHGSNMSGDYVLALDVVHAAPEAALVHVEGADAQPYVHTYGTAGIIARATIALEPLQEWVGFYASFPTFEQATSVIRQIGWLEPTPRLVSADLPEIANALPADPAIPHDRASLRAILDVASLDAARVLVEGAGGTVEDVREGPQATVKISMLSYNHPIEWLQKSTDEPYFHVEVSGAALVERLDEVHQVYPGAMLHIEAQRDHPIGMLAAPYISPEAVYAGFDRLLAIDVGYHSPHQWYVDHKVDRVRALAARTDPQGLLNPGKLPPEGVVTGPEKHS from the coding sequence ATGACCATCTCCCCCACCACCGCACCGACCGCCGGTGACATCGCCGGCCTCGCGAGCGAGCTCACCGCCCTGCTCGGCGAGCGCGGCGTCACCACCGAGCTGCGCGGACGCGAGAAGGCCTCGGTCGACGGCGCGAAGATGTCGCCGATCCTCGCCGCTCAGCTGCCGCTCGGGCTCGCCGACCTCGTCGCCTTCCCCACGAACGCCGAGCAGATCGCCGAGGTCGTCGCGGCCGCGGTGCGGCACGGCGTGGGCGTCACCCCGCGCGGCAAGGGCACCGGCAACTACGGCCAGGCCATCCCGCTGGAAGGCGGGCTCGTGCTCGACGTCTCGAAGGCCCGCGCCGTCGTGTCGGTCGAGGAGGGCCGCCTGACGGCCGAGGCCGGCGCCACGATGGTCGCGATCGAGCAGGCCGCGCGCGAGACCGGCCAGCAGATCCTGATGTACCCCTCGACCGCGCAGTCGTCGATCGGCGGCTTCCTCTCCGGCGGCTCGGGCGGCACCGGCTCGATCAAGCACGGCTCGAACATGAGCGGCGACTACGTGCTCGCCCTCGACGTGGTGCACGCCGCACCCGAGGCCGCACTCGTGCACGTCGAGGGGGCGGATGCTCAGCCCTACGTGCACACCTACGGAACCGCCGGCATCATCGCCCGCGCGACCATCGCGCTCGAACCCCTGCAGGAATGGGTCGGCTTCTACGCCAGCTTCCCGACCTTCGAGCAGGCGACCTCGGTCATCCGCCAGATCGGCTGGCTCGAGCCGACACCGCGCCTGGTCTCGGCCGACCTGCCCGAGATCGCCAACGCGCTGCCGGCGGATCCCGCCATCCCGCATGACCGCGCCTCGCTCCGTGCCATCCTCGATGTCGCCTCGCTCGACGCCGCCCGGGTGCTCGTCGAGGGCGCCGGCGGCACCGTCGAGGACGTGCGCGAGGGCCCGCAGGCCACCGTCAAGATCTCGATGCTCTCGTACAACCACCCGATCGAGTGGCTGCAGAAGTCCACCGACGAGCCCTACTTCCACGTCGAGGTCTCGGGCGCCGCGCTCGTCGAGCGGCTCGACGAGGTGCACCAGGTCTACCCCGGCGCCATGCTGCACATCGAGGCGCAGCGCGACCACCCGATCGGGATGCTCGCCGCCCCCTACATCAGCCCCGAGGCCGTCTACGCGGGCTTCGACCGCCTGCTCGCGATCGACGTCGGCTATCACTCGCCGCACCAGTGGTACGTCGACCACAAGGTCGACCGGGTGCGGGCCCTCGCCGCGAGGACCGACCCGCAGGGCCTGCTCAACCCGGGCAAGCTTCCGCCGGAAGGCGTCGTCACCGGCCCGGAGAAGCACTCGTGA
- a CDS encoding creatininase family protein: MSIRSRRLVELSGTAAEAALSEDSVIVLPTGAIEFHGPHLPLMTDYLIADAIANASVDRAAADGLDVWVLPTLAYTKSDEHHWAPGTMWISWDTLMQTVVELGNSIAATPAKKLVFFNGHGGNLALLQVACRELRRRFGLQTFLMGATVPAGAHDGPEELGLGIHAGHSETSLVLHLRPELVDLSVAERSVPAHLADYEHIGFKKRVTFGWLSNDFSTNGTLGDPTGATAEYGAELFEAAVSDSVAAFAEIARFDAAGPSASVAPAPRS; encoded by the coding sequence GTGAGCATCCGTTCCCGCCGCCTGGTCGAGCTCTCGGGCACCGCGGCCGAAGCCGCCCTGTCAGAGGACTCGGTGATCGTGCTGCCCACCGGCGCGATCGAGTTCCACGGGCCGCACCTGCCGCTGATGACCGACTACCTGATCGCCGACGCGATCGCGAACGCCTCGGTCGACCGCGCCGCTGCCGACGGCCTCGACGTCTGGGTGCTGCCGACCCTCGCCTACACCAAGAGCGACGAGCACCACTGGGCGCCCGGCACGATGTGGATCAGCTGGGACACGCTGATGCAGACCGTCGTCGAGCTCGGCAACTCGATCGCCGCGACGCCGGCGAAGAAGCTGGTGTTCTTCAACGGGCACGGCGGCAACCTCGCCCTGCTGCAGGTCGCCTGCCGGGAACTGCGGCGCCGCTTCGGGCTGCAGACCTTCCTGATGGGAGCGACCGTGCCGGCCGGGGCGCACGACGGGCCCGAGGAGCTGGGGCTCGGCATCCACGCCGGGCACTCGGAGACCTCGCTCGTGCTGCACCTCCGGCCCGAGCTGGTCGACCTCTCGGTCGCCGAGCGGAGCGTTCCCGCGCACCTCGCCGACTACGAGCACATCGGCTTCAAGAAGCGGGTCACCTTCGGCTGGCTGTCGAACGACTTCTCGACCAACGGAACCCTCGGCGACCCGACCGGGGCGACCGCCGAGTACGGCGCCGAACTGTTCGAGGCGGCGGTGAGCGACTCGGTCGCGGCCTTCGCCGAGATCGCGCGGTTCGACGCCGCGGGGCCGTCGGCCTCCGTCGCCCCGGCCCCGCGGTCGTGA
- a CDS encoding pyridoxine/pyridoxamine 5'-phosphate oxidase, which yields MTALDPVVAPPGTAGPDELLSVWLPSNDDPVRPLMTLSTVSSSGYPDARTVLLSEYDDTGLYFHTDSRSRKVADVTANPRVALTLLWPGRQLVVQGDASRSSAEEQAWAYEHRSRYLQQLSWLNTASFAALDGAARLSQWAEFGHEHPSLTPPPTWTGFVVRPVRLTFWEGDPDTASRRTEYRRDADGAWTASLLAG from the coding sequence GTGACCGCGCTCGACCCGGTCGTCGCACCCCCGGGCACGGCCGGCCCCGACGAGCTGCTCTCCGTCTGGCTGCCGTCGAACGACGACCCGGTGCGCCCGCTCATGACGCTCTCCACCGTCTCCTCCAGCGGGTATCCGGATGCCCGCACCGTCCTGCTCTCGGAGTACGACGACACCGGGCTGTACTTCCACACCGACTCCCGCTCGCGCAAGGTCGCCGACGTCACGGCGAACCCCCGGGTCGCGCTCACCCTGCTGTGGCCGGGGCGCCAGCTGGTGGTGCAGGGCGATGCGTCGCGGTCCTCGGCCGAGGAGCAAGCGTGGGCCTACGAGCACCGCTCGCGCTACCTGCAGCAGCTGTCGTGGCTGAACACGGCGTCGTTCGCCGCCCTGGACGGCGCGGCTCGGCTCTCGCAGTGGGCGGAGTTCGGGCACGAGCATCCGTCGCTCACCCCGCCGCCCACCTGGACCGGCTTCGTGGTGCGGCCCGTGCGGCTGACCTTCTGGGAGGGCGACCCCGACACGGCGAGCCGGCGCACCGAGTACCGGCGCGACGCCGACGGCGCCTGGACGGCGTCGCTGCTGGCCGGCTGA
- a CDS encoding alpha-keto acid decarboxylase family protein yields MSDFPTVTSPDAPDHTPDHTPDRTPDDAPRSAPRATTVTVGQYLATRLVQLGADHVFGLPGDFNLSLLDQMVTVDGLHWVGSTNELNAAYAADGYARLRRGLGALVTTFGVGELSAINGVAGSFSEDVPVVQITGMPSTSQKAEGAHLHHTLIDGDYEHFYRAYREVTASATIVRAATATRDIDAALMTALRESKPVYLGIPSDVAVATVHAANLRHPLVAATSDAGELARFTTELAEAVASATRVTMLVGPQVHRRSLEPLVREIADHDGVYVASQNMSKAVLDESHPASLGTYMGAFTRVDEARAAVDEAPLLVLAGTVMSDFLTGFFTQRFDEDQAVELGLTAARIADTTFYGVRLEDSLRALHAVLGQTSRPAVTAVGHPPIADAAPPVPGAPLDQEHFWAAVQGWLRPRTTVIADAGTSFYGALDLVLPDESDLLGQPVWSSIGYTIPATLGASVALPGRRSVLFVGDGAAQLTIQELSTVLHRGATPVVFLLNNDGYTVERKIQSPAAVYQDIAPWDWTLVPAAFGAADRVVTARATTQDELAAALELAHATTDKALLIEVVLPPMDSPRLLTVLTEAIAHAAQRR; encoded by the coding sequence ATGAGCGACTTCCCTACGGTCACTTCCCCTGACGCGCCCGATCACACACCCGATCACACACCCGATCGCACGCCCGATGACGCGCCCCGGTCCGCGCCCCGCGCCACGACCGTCACGGTCGGCCAGTACCTGGCCACCCGCCTCGTGCAGCTCGGCGCCGACCACGTCTTCGGTCTGCCGGGCGACTTCAACCTGAGCCTGCTCGACCAGATGGTCACGGTCGACGGCTTGCACTGGGTCGGCTCGACCAACGAGCTGAACGCGGCCTACGCCGCCGACGGCTACGCCCGCCTCCGCCGTGGCCTCGGCGCCCTCGTCACCACCTTCGGCGTCGGCGAGCTCTCGGCCATCAACGGCGTCGCCGGCAGCTTCTCGGAGGACGTGCCCGTCGTGCAGATCACCGGGATGCCCTCCACCAGCCAGAAGGCCGAGGGCGCCCACCTCCACCACACGCTGATCGACGGCGACTACGAGCACTTCTACCGCGCCTACCGCGAGGTCACCGCCTCGGCGACCATCGTGCGCGCGGCCACCGCCACCCGCGACATCGACGCCGCGCTGATGACGGCGCTCCGGGAGTCGAAGCCGGTCTACCTCGGCATCCCGTCCGACGTCGCCGTGGCGACCGTGCACGCCGCGAACCTCCGCCACCCGCTCGTCGCGGCCACGAGCGACGCCGGCGAGCTCGCCCGCTTCACCACCGAGCTCGCCGAGGCCGTCGCCTCGGCGACCCGGGTGACGATGCTCGTCGGCCCCCAGGTGCATCGCCGCAGCCTCGAACCGCTGGTGCGCGAGATCGCCGACCACGACGGCGTCTACGTGGCCTCGCAGAACATGTCGAAGGCCGTGCTCGACGAGTCGCACCCGGCCTCGCTCGGCACCTACATGGGCGCCTTCACCCGCGTCGACGAGGCCCGCGCCGCGGTCGACGAAGCCCCGCTGCTGGTGCTGGCCGGCACCGTGATGAGCGACTTCCTGACCGGCTTCTTCACTCAGCGCTTCGACGAGGACCAGGCCGTCGAGCTCGGCCTGACCGCCGCCCGCATCGCCGACACCACGTTCTACGGCGTGCGGCTCGAGGACTCGCTGCGCGCGCTGCACGCCGTGCTCGGGCAGACGTCGCGGCCCGCGGTGACCGCGGTCGGGCATCCGCCGATCGCCGACGCCGCCCCGCCCGTGCCGGGCGCCCCGCTCGACCAGGAGCACTTCTGGGCCGCCGTGCAGGGCTGGCTGCGGCCTCGGACGACGGTGATCGCCGACGCCGGCACCTCGTTCTACGGGGCGCTCGACCTGGTGCTGCCGGACGAGAGCGACCTGCTCGGGCAGCCGGTGTGGTCGTCGATCGGGTACACGATCCCGGCCACGCTCGGCGCCTCGGTGGCGCTGCCCGGGCGGCGCTCGGTGCTGTTCGTGGGTGACGGGGCGGCGCAGCTGACCATCCAGGAGCTGTCGACCGTGCTGCACCGCGGCGCGACGCCCGTGGTCTTCCTGCTGAACAACGACGGGTACACGGTCGAGCGCAAGATCCAGAGCCCGGCGGCGGTCTACCAGGACATCGCGCCCTGGGACTGGACGCTCGTCCCCGCCGCCTTCGGGGCCGCCGACCGCGTGGTGACGGCCCGGGCGACGACACAGGACGAGCTCGCCGCCGCTCTCGAGCTCGCACACGCCACCACCGACAAGGCGCTGCTGATCGAGGTCGTGCTGCCGCCGATGGACTCGCCGCGCCTGCTCACGGTGCTCACCGAGGCGATCGCGCACGCGGCCCAGCGCCGCTGA
- a CDS encoding methylenetetrahydrofolate reductase C-terminal domain-containing protein — translation MSVVTPGQRATCPKHMEYGPCGGVDFDGTCEVGEFRCVFLDTPTVRWHGAARPEPVEPQSGAAAMRALLATRPIVVADFPARSLDRVSLADCASALAGRVDATLAGDSGRSRVQFPPSYRAHLIQQQGVAVWTGLNCRDRNRVALEGELAGLRAVGVAGVHCVTGDHTATGDRADAQPVFDLDSTQLAALAAADGHLVSVAEAPTSPPVGKRAARLREKVLAGADVCFVNHAGGARPVRRFIAETREAGADPAFIPCIPMVIDKGSAGLLRTFTTLVLPEGFLDRILHAADPYREGLDAVTELCERMLELDGVAGVNLSGGASPGAEVEFADAMGIVAERLGLSS, via the coding sequence ATGAGCGTCGTGACGCCGGGGCAGCGCGCGACCTGCCCGAAGCACATGGAGTACGGGCCCTGCGGCGGCGTCGACTTCGACGGCACGTGCGAGGTGGGGGAGTTCCGCTGCGTGTTCCTCGACACGCCGACGGTGCGGTGGCACGGCGCAGCGCGCCCCGAGCCCGTCGAACCTCAGTCCGGCGCCGCCGCGATGCGCGCCCTGCTGGCGACCCGCCCGATCGTCGTCGCCGACTTCCCCGCCCGCTCACTCGACCGCGTCTCGCTCGCCGACTGCGCCTCCGCGCTCGCCGGACGGGTCGACGCCACCCTCGCGGGCGACTCGGGCCGCAGCCGGGTGCAGTTCCCGCCGAGCTACCGCGCCCACCTGATCCAGCAGCAGGGCGTCGCCGTCTGGACCGGCCTGAACTGCCGCGACCGCAACCGCGTGGCCCTCGAGGGGGAGCTCGCGGGTCTCCGCGCGGTCGGCGTCGCCGGCGTGCACTGCGTCACGGGCGACCACACCGCGACCGGCGACCGAGCGGATGCGCAGCCGGTCTTCGACCTCGACTCCACGCAGCTCGCCGCGCTGGCGGCCGCGGACGGCCACCTCGTCTCGGTGGCCGAGGCGCCCACCTCCCCACCGGTCGGCAAGCGAGCCGCCCGGCTGCGCGAGAAGGTGCTGGCCGGTGCCGACGTCTGCTTCGTCAACCATGCCGGAGGGGCCCGGCCCGTGCGGCGCTTCATCGCGGAGACCCGCGAGGCGGGGGCCGACCCGGCGTTCATCCCGTGCATCCCGATGGTGATCGACAAGGGCAGCGCCGGCCTGCTGCGCACGTTCACCACCCTGGTGCTGCCCGAGGGCTTCCTCGACCGCATCCTGCACGCGGCCGACCCCTACCGCGAGGGCCTCGACGCCGTCACCGAGCTCTGCGAGCGGATGCTCGAGCTCGACGGCGTGGCCGGGGTGAACCTGTCCGGCGGCGCGTCACCCGGCGCGGAGGTGGAGTTCGCCGACGCGATGGGGATCGTGGCGGAGCGCCTGGGCCTGTCATCATGA
- the allB gene encoding allantoinase AllB, which yields MTVPYDLVVRSRSVLVDGGWREAAVAVRDGLIAAIAEYDEELEAHETVTLTEGQVLVPGVVDTHVHVNEPGRTEWEGFTTATRAAAAGGVTTIVDMPLNSIPPTTTVEGLAVKREAAAPQASVDVGFWGGAIPSSLGALEPLWNAGVFGFKAFLAPSGVDEFPHLSTPELRRALEEIAGFGGLLIVHAEDPDALDAAAATPTSSAAAGASGPSSSPSAAPDGRDYDAFVASRPDAAEQDAIAHVIDGVRATGARAHILHLSSARALDAIRAAKAEGLPLTVETCPHYLAFSAEQIPDGATQFKCCPPIRDEANRDLLWEALVDGTIDLVASDHSPSTAELKFAGDGDFQEAWGGISGMQLSFPAVWTAARERGIPLERVLGWMSANTAAFVGLAQKGAIEAGRDADLVAFAPEEEFAVDATALAHKNPVSAYDGRTLHGVVATTWLRGRIVHGGAGELLDEGTRAPLGELLSRPGSTD from the coding sequence ATGACCGTGCCCTACGACCTCGTCGTCCGCTCCCGATCCGTGCTCGTCGACGGCGGTTGGCGCGAGGCCGCCGTGGCCGTGCGCGACGGCCTGATCGCCGCGATCGCCGAGTACGACGAGGAGCTCGAGGCGCACGAGACGGTCACGCTGACCGAAGGGCAGGTGCTCGTGCCGGGCGTCGTCGACACCCACGTGCACGTGAACGAGCCGGGCCGCACCGAGTGGGAGGGCTTCACCACCGCCACCCGCGCCGCCGCCGCCGGGGGCGTGACGACCATCGTCGACATGCCGCTGAACAGCATCCCGCCCACCACCACCGTCGAGGGCCTCGCCGTCAAGCGCGAGGCCGCCGCCCCGCAGGCGAGCGTCGACGTCGGGTTCTGGGGCGGGGCGATCCCGTCGAGCCTCGGCGCCCTCGAGCCGCTGTGGAATGCGGGCGTCTTCGGCTTCAAGGCCTTCCTCGCCCCCTCGGGCGTCGACGAGTTTCCGCATCTCAGCACCCCCGAGCTCCGCCGGGCCCTCGAGGAGATCGCCGGGTTCGGCGGGTTGCTCATCGTGCACGCCGAAGATCCGGATGCGCTCGACGCCGCCGCGGCGACACCCACGTCCTCGGCCGCCGCCGGGGCCTCCGGCCCCTCGTCGAGCCCCTCGGCCGCCCCCGACGGCCGCGACTACGACGCCTTCGTCGCCTCCCGCCCCGATGCAGCCGAGCAGGACGCGATCGCCCACGTCATCGACGGCGTGCGCGCCACCGGAGCCCGCGCCCACATCCTGCACCTCTCCAGCGCCCGCGCCCTCGACGCCATCCGCGCGGCGAAGGCCGAGGGCCTGCCGCTCACCGTCGAGACCTGTCCGCACTACCTGGCGTTCTCGGCCGAGCAGATCCCCGACGGGGCGACCCAGTTCAAGTGCTGCCCGCCCATCCGCGACGAGGCCAACCGCGACCTGCTCTGGGAGGCCCTCGTCGACGGAACGATCGACCTCGTGGCGAGCGACCACTCCCCCTCGACCGCCGAGCTGAAGTTCGCCGGCGACGGCGACTTCCAGGAGGCCTGGGGCGGCATCTCGGGCATGCAGCTGTCGTTCCCGGCGGTCTGGACGGCGGCCCGCGAGCGCGGCATCCCGCTCGAGCGGGTGCTCGGCTGGATGAGCGCGAACACCGCCGCCTTCGTCGGCCTCGCGCAGAAGGGCGCCATCGAAGCCGGCCGGGACGCCGACCTCGTGGCCTTCGCCCCCGAGGAGGAGTTCGCGGTCGACGCGACGGCGCTGGCGCACAAGAACCCGGTGTCGGCCTACGACGGCCGCACCCTCCACGGCGTGGTCGCGACCACGTGGCTCCGCGGCCGCATCGTGCACGGCGGAGCCGGCGAGCTGCTCGACGAGGGCACCCGCGCACCCCTCGGCGAGCTGCTCTCGCGCCCGGGTTCCACCGACTGA